Below is a genomic region from Triticum dicoccoides isolate Atlit2015 ecotype Zavitan chromosome 5A, WEW_v2.0, whole genome shotgun sequence.
NNNNNNNNNNNNNNNNNNNNNNNNNNNNNNNNNNNNNNNNNNNNNNNNNNNNNNNNNNNNNNNNNNNNNNNNNNNNNNNNNNNNNNNNNNNNNNNNNNNNNNNNNNNNNNNNNNNNNNNNNNNNNNNNNNNNNNNNNNNNNNNNNNNNNNNNNNNNNNNNNNNNNNNNNNNNNNNNNNNNNNNNNNNNNNNNNNNNNNNNNNNNNNNNNNNNNNNNNNNNNNNNNNNNNNNNNNNNNNNNNNNNNNNNNNNNNNNNNNNNNNNNNNNNNNNNNNNNNNNNNNNNNNNNNNNNNNNNNNNNNNNNNNNNNNNNNNNNNNNNNNNNNNNNNNNNNNNNNNNNNNNNNNNNNNNNNNNNNNNNNNNNNNNNNNNNNNNNNNNNNNNNNNNNNNNNNNNNNNNNNNNNNNNNNNNNNNNNNNNNNNNNNNNNNNNNNNNNNNNNNNNNNNNNNNNNNNNNNNNNNNNNNNNNNNNNNNNNNNNNNNNNNNNNNNNNNNNNNNNNNNNNNNNNNNNNNNNNNNNNNNNNNNNNNNNNNNNNNNNNNNNNNNNNNNNNNNNNNNNNNNNNNNNNNNNNNNNNNNNNNNNNNNNNNNNNNNNNNNNNNNNNNNNNNNNNNNNNNNNNNNNNNNNNNNNNNNNNNNNNNNNNNNNNNNNNNNNNNNNNNNNNNNNNNNNNNNNNNNNNNNNNNNNNNNNNNNNNNNNNNNNNNNNNNNNNNNNNNNNNNNNNNNNNNNNNNNNNNNNNNNNNNNNNNNNNNNNNNNNNNNNNNNNNNNNNNNNNNNNNNNNNNNNNNNNNNNNNNNNNNNNNNNNNNNNNNNNNNNNNNNNNNNNNNNNNNNNNNNNNNNNNNNNNNNNNNNNNNNNNNNNNNNNNNNNNNNNNNNNNNNNNNNNNNNNNNNNNNNNNNNNNNNNNNNNNNNNNNNNNNNNNNNNNNNNNNNNNNNNNNNNNNNNNNNNNNNNNNNNNNNNNNNNNNNNNNNNNNNNNNNNNNNNNNNNNNNNNNNNNNNNNNNNNNNNNNNNNNNNNNNNNNNNNNNNNNNNNNNNNNNNNNNNNNNNNNNNNNNNNNNNNNNNNNNNNNNNNNNNNNNNNNNNNNNNNNNNNNNNNNNNNNNNNNNNCGCccgcgccagggagaggagctcccggctccggcgaccgcccgccgcgccgcttcctcctcgccgtccggcccccctccccgctcTGGTTACTtcctctccggccgccgccgtcgtctacaggaatcccggcgagatccgccgccgtctcgggccgcgtgcccgaaccctagatctggatcctggggtagttttttttcactaagtccctagATTTTTACTCCATATGCTTCTGTTCGAGGACCCGTATCTCcatatccgtagctccgttttgggcatatgatatatcaaaatcttcgcctcgacatgtacatcatttgtttccattgcatcatttacatttgaggtcatcttgaaccccaaaatgctgttagaaggaggcttcgtgagttaaattgcagatccgttagttcatcatgcacttttgtcatttttgctatgtttaattcgtgcatgatacgcctgtgcccctttgggatgaattgttaagcattttgtcttctttccagaggtgtcacccatgcatttttaggatgtgtgtgttgtcttgtgcaagcttgcgaagagaggtacctgagaatgcagatttcagggacttagtgattttcactaagtctgggatattttagttcatgatgctatatgtccagcttgtttcctagtgatccgtgcctcttttgaggatgatcagtaagggagttttgatatttaagttatgctctatccatccatgtctttgtttgcatatgtggagtgctctaggttgactcaatcgagctcaacttttgcttcgttgttaatctgggcagatcgtcaacttgtttgcgattttgccgatgctaccgttagtgttccatgcatgctatgccttcgttcttaccatgtgtagctagcacattatgccttcttgctggttatatgctttccttgccatgacttgcaccgtagtgagtgcatcgagctcgtttacatgccttcgtgagttatatttcagcgtgtctcagttttcactaagtctgaaaactgattgtgttcgagctatgttcgtgagctcggtagagtattttgtgaacccttttggccccaggtcactttgggtgttttgttaagattgtggagtagctccatgccatgttcttacttgtcatgttcaggttttctatcatgttgttttgctgctccgaagagagcatcgtgatctgaaatttcagactagtgttaatttcactaagtctggaatctgttttgcatttgcgttttagccatgcttgtttgaacctcttaatgggtgaatttgcctatggctcagtgctagtgttttgtcaaccatcttgtgtacatcactgccatgtgttttgttttcatgtttggtggttgtagcatgttcatttcgttgcatttagatgcctacttgctgtaaatcgcagaccggtgtcatatcttaaaacgcttgccatttccaaaccgtagctccgattcctatgatctttatatcgttttcaagcgatttcatcccctctatccagtggcacacttggttttccatgttgatgccaggttcatgcatttcctgtcatatcttgcattttgcatcccgcatcgcatcccgcatagcatatcgtcatttcatcatattgcttggtcttgcccgtggttgattgtatccttgttgcttgtttgtcttgttgggtagagccgggagacgagttcgctaccgaggagcccgttgagtttgcttgtgaggatccagtcaactctgacaactgtgcagacaagatgatcataccctcgaaatcactactatctttgctatgctagtttgctcgctcttttgctttgccactgctacgatgcctaccttttgcttgtcagcctcccaattgccatgttgaacctctaacccaccattgtcctagcaaaccgttgattggctatgttaccgctttgctcagcccttcttatagcgttgttagctgcaggtgaagattggagccgttccttgttggaacatttatttacttgttgggatatcattatattgctatgttatcataatgcatctatatacttggtaaagggtggaaggctcggcctctcgcctagtgttttgttccactcttgccgccctagtttccgtcatatcggtgttatgttcccggattgtgcgtcccttacgcggttgggctataatgggaaccccttgatagttcgccttgattaaagcttttccagaaatgcccaacattggttttaccatttgccacctaccctctttttcccttgggtttccggagcccgagggtcatcttattttaaccccccccccgggccagtgcacctctgagtgttggtccgaaccaggcagcctgcggggccacctcggggaaacttgagggttggttttactcgtagcttgacctatccgagcgtgccctgagaaagagatatgtgcagctcctatcgggatttgtcggcacattcgggcggtgttgctggacttgttttaacctgtcgaatcatcttgttgtaccaagataccgagtctgatcggtgtgtcttgggtggaggtctattccttcgttgaccgtgagagcttgttatgggctaagttgggacccccctgcagggattgatctttcgaaagccgtgcctgcggttatgggcagatgggaatttgttaatgtccggttgtagataactttaacttaacttaattaaaatgaatcaaccgtgtgtgttaccgtgatggccccttctcggcggagtccgggaagtggacacggtgttggagttatgcttgtgcaggttgttcctttagcttctcgctcgtgcttcgccttctcttctcgctctcttttgcgtataagttagccaccacatatgctagtcgcttgctgcagctccacatatatttgccttatccattcctatgagcttaaatagttttgatcgcgtgggtgtgagattgctgagtccctgtggctcacagatactacaactccagatgcaggtccaggtgtttctgctccagttgacgattacgagctcaagtgggagttcgacgaggactctcagcgatactacgtatcatttccggatgatcagtagtggttcctagttggggttatcgattcaggaccttgtcgcacgttgggttcttttctattttggcaccgtagtcgggccatgagtgtttgtttgatggatgttatttatgtactctgatgtgacgtggcgagtgtaagccaactatgttatctccctcttttattatatattacatgggatgttgtaatgattgcctgacttgcgacattgctttcaatgcggttatgcctctaagtcgtgcctcgacacgtgggagctatagccgcatcgagggcgttacacggggcgtgacggaccgctaaatctagacaaatctcgaggaaaatggagcttggaggtcgagcttcgagaggagaaagcttaagtagtgtggctcgggcattccatcgaacacctcatgtgcataggaggtgagctagagcaccacaaaactctctccccctcggccagaaaaaacaaagcACTGTGCTctactcttgcgcgagggggtatatataggcacctcattggtcccggttggtgacatgagccgggactaaaggggagcctttggtcccggttcaagccaccaaccgggaccaatggtggtgggccaggagcgaggcccattggtcccggttcatcccaccaaccgggaccaaaaggtccagatgaaccgggaccaatggcccacgtggcccggccggccccctgggctcacgaaacattggtcccggttctagactgaaccgggactaatgggctgacccggcctggaccaaagccctgttttctactcgtGAGATTTCGGGAGCAACTAACAAAGGAGCGCTCGTTTGGGAGCCTCCCCAAGGGTCACTTGAGGTGGGCTGACAACCGCCATGTGTCGCGCTCTAGGTACTCCCTTTGAAATTTTTACTTTTTTCCACAAGCGTTTTTGGCTTTTTTTGGCTTTTCGGTGTTTCATCGATCCTTTTTAGCTAttgaacaatttttttgaaaaaaataatgtgtttttttccttccgcgagaggcacggttttgcttacgCCAGAGGTAGGAAACGGAAATAACACGTTTTTTTTCCTTTCCTGAGAGGCATGGCTTTACTTCCGCGAGATACAAAGATTTACTTCCGCGAGAGACACAGATTTGCTTCTGccagaggcatggccgtgcctttCAAAAACGAAAAAGCGTGTTTCCTTTATTTTCTGTCCAGATTTTTTTCGTGAAAATAAGTTCGTCAAAagttatcaacatgggatctagttttgaatatTCAACGCAAGAAATTCAAAGGTGAaaatggttcgagatttggacgcacggtttaagaggtaaaacgttttgaataaatgggTCTACGAAAAAAGGAAATTTTGCCACTTGTCGCAGCCCAGGAAGGTGGGAGTGACGTTTACAAAGAgtgctccttaattagtgattttgatAGGTTTCGCTCTAAACTAAAGTTAGTCGATTGAAATTTAGAACCAGGTCTATGAACTACCTAGCGACAATTTCAAGCATTGTAGCGAGTAGAAGGTGCACTATCATTATCGCCCCTTCCTCATCAAAGCCGAATGAACCTTGTTGTAGTAAATTGCCATGCCAAGGCCCCATAGAACTAGCGCACGTAAGCAACAACCATTGAATAAAACGGTAAATCGAATGTACCAAACTTGTAACCGCTCGAAAGAAGACTCTCACTTGATCATCTATGTACATCTCAGTTTCTTGATCATCAATTTTAAACCTTCCCTCGTAAACACCGATCATTAGTACCTAAAAAACTGATCATTAACTGTTCATTAAACTACGTTTTTGTATATTTACAAAAAGGGTGTGTCCTAGTTATTGCATATCAAGCACAaagtgaaaaaaaaggaaaaatatccacacgaatcttgatgtaagatcaatgacataggacttagatgtgcaatacttatgatacatctagatgtgctttagcaaaactgttgtTTAAAACCAAAATAGGGATGCAAACCTGATGATTCATTCGTATGCCTcatctttttttttgaggggtatgCCTTATCTTCTTGAGAAGATCTCTTTAATTTCTCCTCCTAAGTAGAGTACCACATATAGTAAAAAAACCTAATTAAGGGACGAATACACGTTTGTTGCTAATTAATTTCTCAACAGGTATACTACTAATAATCGACTAATTAAGGTAGGTATCTAAATCTAGTTGGTGTGGGTTGGCATGTAGTATCTGTTTGTGAACCAGGCCTTGTCGGCGACGACCTTGACGCCGTCCTGGTTGCGGTGCCACTCGTAGTAGGCGTGGGTCCTGTTCTTGATGTCCAGCGTGGCGTGCCCGTAGCTGGCCTCCCTGAATGCGGAGTAGTCCGGCTGCGGCGACCGGAAGCTGTTGGCGAGCCCCTCGGTGTTCCCGCCGTCGCCGATGTTGATGTAGACGGGAGCGGAGGCGTTGAACTGCGGCGTGGCCTTGCCGTTGGCGATGTCGTAGGCGACGTTGGAGACGCGGTGGGTGCGCTCGTACGAGTGGACGTGGCCGGCGAGGACGAGGTCGACCTTGGCGTCGACGAGCCAGCGCTCGAACTGGACGCGCATCGTCTCGCCCTCCATGTAGTGGTAGTCGTTGGTGTTGTACCAGGGCGAGTGCACGCAGACGATGAGCCAGGGGGTCGTCCTCCGGTCCACGCGCCGGAGCTCGTCCTGCAGCCACGTCCACTGCGGCGTGTACTTGCCgtaggcggagtaggaggagagcaTGATGACGTGGGCGGACGCCATGTTCACCGAGTACCAGAGGTGCTCGGTGCTGTTGGATGCGCGGAAAGGGGTGGGGTACCGGTGCGTGAACGGCTTGAACGGCGCCGTCTCGCCGATCTCCGGCGCGTAGTCGATCTCGTGGTTGCCGGCGGTCCAGATCCAGGGCTGGTACGCGACGCTGCGCTCCACGAAGCGCGCCCACGTGTCCCAGCGGCGGTTGTCGTGGCCCGGGTGGTTGTCGGCGTAGGACAGGTCGCCGATGAAGAGCACGGCGTCGCCGCCGTTGGCCTCGTAGTGGGCCACCGTGTCGTTGGAGTGGAACGTCTGGCCGAGATCACCTGCATGCATTGGACAGACGTACGACTCGCAAACATTAATCAATCTACTGGTTGCACTGCACCAAGAAAGAACCCTAATACCCTATGATGATACGTACCGATGAGACCGAACTTGATGGGCGCGTCGGGGCCGGGCTTGGGCGGGGTTTTGAAGGAGAAGGACCTCACGGTGTAGCCGAAGCCGACGGCGTAGTGGTAGACGGTGGCGTGGTCGAGGCCGGTGAGCGTGGCGTGGTGGATGTAGGGGGACTGGTAGGTGCCGCCCCAGGTGTAGCGCTGGACGGTGCCCTCGGCCGTGAGGTTGAGGTTGTCGGCGGCGAGGCCGTAGCGGACGACGTTACTGCCCGGGTGCTCCGGGGTAACCCAGGATATCGTCATGGCGNNNNNNNNNNGGCCGGTCAGATCGCCCTGGGTGATGTGGACCTGCTCCGGCGCATTGTCGCCAGGCGGCGGCCGGAACACGTCGGCGTCGAGCGGCATGTCGGGGAGCATCTGCAGGCTCCGCCGGTACGGGCTCGTCACACCGGCGGCCGCGGAGGCGGCGTGCGCCGCCAGGAGGAAGAGCACCGCGAGCACACGCTCCATCTTGGGTTCGTTCTACTAATCGGCCGCTGAGATCGATCGAACGCCAAATATATATAGGCGTGCTGATTCGCAACTGTAGAATATGCTCTCCCCCAAGCGGGGAATATGTGTTGTTAGTTGAGATTTACTGTAGAATCCAGTTTGTTTGTTTCAGCTTGTCAACCGCATATAAAAAAATAGCTTacaagaactgcatataaaaaatcGTATCTGCTCGCCCCGTTAGAAATACTGCTGTGTTTGAAAGAAAAATTGTTACGTTTTAATAAACATCTTTTTTTTTGAAACGTAGGCATAAGCTTCGTCTCATCTATTGATTAATTAAGGAGGGAAAGGAGTTTTTGTTACAATGACACCTTACAACCATGAATAATTACTCTCCTAAAGTTACATTCCCTAGTTTCGTAGCACCCGCTTTGGCCAAATTAAAGCATGGCCTCCTCTTTAATCAAGTGAAGAAGGATTGGAGATGAAGCACTCTTGTGGCGGAAGACGTGGACATTTCTCGTTCCAAATCATCCAACTCACAAGCATGACGAAAGAAGCTATGGCTTTTAGATAAGGGATGTTCGTGCCTGAAGAATTGACCCACCAATCTTTAACGGAATTTCCGAGGTGCCGATTACAAACCACGCCATTATGCATAACGCCTAATGCTTGTTAGCTTAACTAATTAGTGCCTTTGTAGGTTGGAATTAGTGCTAGGGGTCGTTGATAGGTCAtgagtaagagcatctctagctgaACTCCAAATTTTAGTCCCGCAAAAAGAAAACGCGCCATCAAATTTGAGTTAAAAAGGGTTCCTACTCAAACTCGTAAAACTGAACTCCCTAAAATATATTTCTTTGTCAGTGCTTCTAACTTTTGTTTTACAAACTTTATTTCTGAATGATCAAAGAGGCTGataatgtcgcctagagggggagggggtagAATAGGCGGCTACTATTTAATGCATTTCTTAGTTGCTTCTAGAGATAAGTGTGGAATTATAAGTTCTATAAAGATGGAACTAAGTGATACAACCCTATATGATGCGTATCAACATGCTAGCTAGCTACCCAAGGAAAGACACAAGAAAGTAGAAACAACAAGTAAAGAGACAACTAAAAGCGATGGAGACGATGATGTAATCTGGAGTTCACACACTTGGGGGTGTGTTAATCTTTATTGTAGAGGATGAGGAGCAATAAATGCTCCCACTATAATGAATGTTTCACCTTCTTCTCCAAGAACCACAAGCAATGAATGCTTTGGCTCTCTTCCACTAAGGGTATCTCTTGGGGCAAGCTCCAAACCCTCACAGACGAGCCCGGGGCACAACCACACAACTTGTACGCTCCCAGGTAACACCAACCATCTAGGGTTCCCCACAAAACCAAAGTGACAAGATTTGCCAGGAGCTCATGAGGAATCAATGAACTTGAGTTTTTCTTGGACAGATTGGTAGACCCGTGTGTCCTCCTTGACTCTCTAAAGTATGGTGTGGATTAATTAGTTAGAGAGGGAGGAATCGAAGGTTGAAGATTGAATCAATGGAGGAAAGAGGAATGGTGTCGTCTCCTTCCTCGTGGGGAAGAAAAAGACTTAaataggtttcccaattttttgcccATTATTGTGTGTTCTAGCGAAGTCAGACTATCTGGGCAAATCGATTATCTGACTTTACATAGGCTTATGTGACCAAGTCACATAATGGCCATATGATAGTTGGATAGTCCAACTAGTCAGGTAATCTGGGCAATACCCAATGATTATCTGACTTTACGGAGGTTTCTATCATCAAGTCAGATAATGACCATATATTAGTCAGATAGTCCAACTAATCAGATTGTGTTTCTTTAAGGCAAATAATCTTACTTGCTCGAGAGGCAATTAACAAATGAACAGTGGCTGTTCTCTCATGGGATGTGGGTGGTATTTTTGGCTTATCGTTTTCATTAGTTCCACACTTGATCCATGGTGTAACCCCTCTTAATGGTACGGCGTACCTATGACCAGAAAAATGAGAAACCATTGGTAGAAAATTGATGTGTCGTCTTCTTTTAATATTTTAGCTTAGGGGGTTGCTGACCAACTTTATGTTCCACTTCCAATGATGTATATACTAAAAGCATAGTCAAAAAATAGTTAGTCGTCTAATCACTATTGACATTAACACCAAAACTCTCATTTGGGGCGGATGTCCTTTCAATCACCCCCATTTGGGTGGTTAATGAAAATATGAGTTGGCACGTATAATAAAAGATATCAGGATAAGCTGAAACATTGATTTTATAAGTTTAGGTTGGGATCCGCCTACATAtgtgtgttggggaacacagtatttcaaaaaaattcctatgatcacgcaagatcttgaaggaaatatgccctataggcaataataaagttattatttatttccttatatcatgataaatgtttattattcatgctagaattttattaaccggaaacataatacatgtatgaatacatagacaaacagtatgtcactagtatgcctctacttgactagctcgttgatcaaagatggttaatttcctagccattgacatgggttgtcattttattaacgggatcacatcattaggagaatgatgtgattgacttgacccattccgttagcttagcacccgatcgtttagtatgttgctattgctttcttcatgacttatacatgttcctatgactatgagattatgcaactcccgtttaccggaggaacactttgtgtgctaccaaacgtcacaatgtaactgggtgattataaaggtgctctacaggtgtctccgaaggtacttgttgggttggcgtatttcgagattaggatttgtcactccgattgtcggagaggtatctctaggccctctcggtaatgcacatcacttaagccttgcaagcattgcaactaatgagttagttgcagaataatgtattacgaaacgagt
It encodes:
- the LOC119298406 gene encoding purple acid phosphatase 2-like; its protein translation is MERVLAVLFLLAAHAASAAAGVTSPYRRSLQMLPDMPLDADVFRPPPGDNAPEQVHITQGDLTGXXXXAMTISWVTPEHPGSNVVRYGLAADNLNLTAEGTVQRYTWGGTYQSPYIHHATLTGLDHATVYHYAVGFGYTVRSFSFKTPPKPGPDAPIKFGLIGDLGQTFHSNDTVAHYEANGGDAVLFIGDLSYADNHPGHDNRRWDTWARFVERSVAYQPWIWTAGNHEIDYAPEIGETAPFKPFTHRYPTPFRASNSTEHLWYSVNMASAHVIMLSSYSAYGKYTPQWTWLQDELRRVDRRTTPWLIVCVHSPWYNTNDYHYMEGETMRVQFERWLVDAKVDLVLAGHVHSYERTHRVSNVAYDIANGKATPQFNASAPVYINIGDGGNTEGLANSFRSPQPDYSAFREASYGHATLDIKNRTHAYYEWHRNQDGVKVVADKAWFTNRYYMPTHTN